In Kitasatospora sp. NA04385, a single genomic region encodes these proteins:
- a CDS encoding response regulator: MATPLSNRLFDILLVEDDPADALLIEEALLDRGTTRTITQVSDGLAALERLRDPALARPDLIVLDLNMPRMNGRELLGVLKSDEELKVIPTVVLTTSGAPDDISSAYRNHSNAYITKPVNLDDFVRAVRQIDTFFLDTATPPVR; this comes from the coding sequence ATGGCCACCCCTCTCAGCAACCGCCTCTTCGACATCCTGCTGGTCGAGGACGACCCCGCCGACGCCCTGCTGATCGAGGAAGCACTGCTCGACCGGGGAACGACCCGCACCATCACCCAGGTCTCCGACGGCCTGGCCGCCCTGGAGCGCCTGCGCGACCCCGCGCTGGCCCGCCCGGACCTGATCGTGCTGGACCTCAACATGCCCAGGATGAACGGCCGCGAACTGCTCGGCGTGCTCAAGAGCGACGAGGAGTTGAAGGTCATCCCGACGGTGGTGCTGACCACCTCCGGCGCGCCCGACGACATCTCCTCCGCTTACCGCAACCACAGCAACGCCTACATCACCAAGCCGGTCAACCTGGACGACTTCGTCCGGGCCGTCCGGCAGATCGACACCTTCTTCCTCGACACCGCCACCCCGCCGGTCCGTTGA
- a CDS encoding LLM class flavin-dependent oxidoreductase — protein sequence MPTPDRPLRSLGFLTIGLFDEHDPAGGHEATLQLIELGERLGYDTAWLRHRHLQYGISSPLTVLAAASQRTRRIGLGTAVTPLGWENPLRHAEDLATVDVLSGGRLNPGVSVGVPVHFEDVKGALYPDTADREDFGHGRVERLLGLLRGQRASGFRGTEGIEAYSERVQPHVPGLADRVWYGAGGLRSARWAGEHGLNLLTSSVVRAEQDGGFEANQLALIREFRAAHPAGERARVSHGLVVVPTDGATPAQRAKYEAYAESRYARTLAPQGPGRLLFAPDLVGTSEELAERLYAHAGFREADEAVFALPFTFAPEDYAQILTDLATRLGPLLGWRPAG from the coding sequence GTGCCCACCCCCGACCGGCCGCTGCGCTCGCTGGGATTCCTGACCATCGGGCTGTTCGACGAGCACGACCCGGCGGGCGGCCACGAAGCCACCCTGCAACTGATCGAACTCGGCGAACGGCTCGGCTACGACACCGCCTGGCTGCGCCACCGGCACCTGCAGTACGGCATCTCCTCCCCGCTGACGGTGCTCGCCGCCGCCAGCCAGCGCACCCGCCGGATCGGCCTGGGCACCGCCGTCACCCCGCTCGGCTGGGAGAACCCGCTGCGCCACGCGGAGGACCTGGCCACCGTCGACGTGCTCTCCGGCGGGCGGCTCAACCCCGGCGTCAGCGTCGGCGTGCCGGTCCACTTCGAGGACGTGAAGGGCGCGCTGTACCCGGACACCGCCGACCGGGAGGACTTCGGCCACGGGCGGGTCGAGCGCCTGCTCGGCCTGCTGCGCGGGCAGCGGGCCAGCGGCTTCCGGGGCACCGAGGGCATCGAGGCGTACTCCGAGCGCGTCCAGCCGCACGTGCCGGGCCTGGCCGACCGGGTCTGGTACGGCGCCGGGGGCCTGCGCTCGGCGCGCTGGGCCGGCGAGCACGGGCTCAACCTGCTCACCAGCAGCGTGGTGCGGGCCGAGCAGGACGGGGGCTTCGAGGCCAACCAGCTGGCCCTGATCCGGGAGTTCCGGGCCGCCCACCCCGCGGGCGAGCGGGCCCGGGTCTCGCACGGCCTGGTGGTCGTCCCCACCGACGGCGCCACCCCCGCGCAGCGCGCCAAGTACGAGGCGTACGCGGAGTCCCGGTACGCCCGCACGCTCGCCCCGCAGGGCCCCGGCCGGCTGCTGTTCGCCCCCGACCTGGTCGGCACCAGCGAGGAGCTGGCCGAACGGCTGTACGCGCACGCCGGGTTCCGGGAGGCCGACGAGGCGGTCTTCGCCCTGCCGTTCACCTTCGCGCCGGAGGACTACGCGCAGATCCTCACCGACCTGGCCACCCGGCTCGGCCCGCTGCTCGGCTGGCGCCCCGCCGGCTGA
- a CDS encoding NAD(P)/FAD-dependent oxidoreductase: MGTEDDGYDLVVVGGGPTGENLADRAHAGGLSVALVERELVGGECSYWACMPSKALLRPVAALADARRVAGSREAATGALDPAAVLARRDAFAAHWHDDGQAEWLASAGIDLVRGHGRLDGERRVTVETPDGGRRTLTARHAVAVCTGTRAALPDLPGLADARVWTSRDATSAQAVPGRLAVVGGGVVAVEMATAWRALGSEVTLLVRGGRLLERTEEFAGQLVADGLRAAGVDVRLGVSVTAVHREPGGGALTLDLSDGTRLPADEALFATGRRPATADLGLESVGLEPGGWIDTDDTGRATAVPAGWLYAAGDVNHRALLTHQGKYQGRVFGAAIADRAAGRPLDLAPWGRSVATADHAAVPQVVFTDPEVAAVGRTLREAEDAGLRVRAVDYDLGGVSGAALYGDDYRGRARAVVDLDREVLVGVTFTGPGVAELLHSATVAVVGEVPLSRLWHAVPAYPTISEVWLRLLETYRG; the protein is encoded by the coding sequence ATGGGCACCGAGGACGACGGCTACGACCTGGTGGTGGTCGGCGGCGGCCCCACCGGCGAGAACCTCGCCGACCGGGCGCACGCCGGCGGGCTGAGCGTGGCCCTGGTGGAGCGCGAACTCGTCGGCGGCGAGTGCTCGTACTGGGCGTGCATGCCCAGCAAGGCGCTGCTGCGCCCGGTCGCCGCGCTCGCCGACGCCCGCCGGGTGGCCGGCAGCCGGGAGGCCGCCACCGGGGCGCTGGACCCGGCCGCCGTGCTGGCCCGCCGGGACGCCTTCGCCGCGCACTGGCACGACGACGGGCAGGCCGAGTGGCTGGCCTCGGCCGGCATCGACCTGGTCCGCGGGCACGGCCGGCTGGACGGCGAGCGGCGGGTCACCGTCGAGACCCCCGACGGCGGGCGGCGCACCCTGACCGCCCGGCACGCCGTCGCCGTGTGCACCGGCACCCGGGCCGCCCTCCCCGACCTGCCCGGCCTGGCCGACGCCCGGGTGTGGACCAGCCGGGACGCCACCTCCGCGCAGGCCGTCCCCGGCCGGCTCGCCGTGGTCGGCGGCGGTGTCGTCGCGGTCGAGATGGCCACCGCCTGGCGGGCCCTGGGCAGCGAGGTCACCCTGCTGGTGCGCGGCGGGCGGCTGCTGGAGCGCACCGAGGAGTTCGCCGGACAGTTGGTCGCGGACGGCCTGCGCGCCGCCGGGGTCGACGTCCGGCTCGGCGTCTCGGTCACCGCCGTGCACCGCGAGCCCGGCGGCGGCGCGCTGACCCTCGACCTGTCCGACGGCACCCGGCTGCCCGCCGACGAGGCGCTGTTCGCCACCGGGCGCCGCCCCGCCACCGCCGACCTCGGCCTGGAGAGCGTCGGACTCGAACCCGGCGGCTGGATCGACACCGACGACACCGGCCGCGCCACCGCCGTCCCGGCCGGCTGGCTGTACGCCGCGGGCGACGTCAACCACCGCGCGCTCCTCACCCACCAGGGCAAGTACCAGGGCCGGGTCTTCGGCGCCGCCATCGCCGACCGCGCCGCGGGCCGCCCGCTCGACCTCGCCCCCTGGGGCCGCTCGGTGGCCACCGCCGACCACGCCGCCGTCCCGCAGGTGGTCTTCACCGACCCCGAGGTCGCCGCCGTCGGCCGCACCCTGCGCGAGGCCGAGGACGCCGGACTGCGGGTGCGCGCCGTCGACTACGACCTCGGCGGCGTCTCCGGCGCCGCCCTGTACGGCGACGACTACCGCGGCCGGGCCCGCGCCGTCGTCGACCTCGACCGCGAGGTGCTGGTCGGCGTCACCTTCACCGGCCCCGGCGTCGCCGAACTCCTGCACTCCGCCACCGTCGCCGTCGTCGGCGAGGTCCCGCTCTCCCGGCTCTGGCACGCCGTCCCCGCCTACCCCACCATCAGCGAGGTCTGGCTGCGCCTGCTGGAGACCTACCGCGGCTGA